One window from the genome of Salisaeta longa DSM 21114 encodes:
- a CDS encoding T9SS type A sorting domain-containing protein, with protein MRRLLLLLVLVGWSGAALPAQAQRLHVPSAERTLPTPPTRTLAALDNDRLAAQTAAPAPGVPYQYGTVRPVRITTQANGTWTDLSGGTSVWRARIASPGARSLSAAFSRFDLPPGAQLYLYGPNYATMRGPYTRRDNADGGPFWTPIVRADVLTLELVVPTAARNDVTLHLDRISHGFRALNPATGGVRAKSGACNVDVACDAADPWRDQVSSVGLYSFESGTGTFVCSGSLVNNATGNQTPYVLTAEHCVTTQATAATVVFYWNYENPTCRAPGSVASGSSPNDDPLEQTSTGAFLRMSYGNVESTGGIAGRPDVTLLEVAESLPVSYDLFFNGWSVAGAAPVEAVTIHHPSGDAKRISFEYDPTAIAGYGEAPSSGSSTTHLRIADWDLGTTEGGSSGSPLYDTNKRVVGVLSGGSAACGNNLPDWYGRIAEAWAAGPTPDTRLRDWLDPNNTGIEVLDGRPQGDPSDLVAPSSPAPLEAIALDAEVAVRLRWTAPGDDGMQGQARSYDLRYSTGGPIDTPEEFIAATRVSNVPPPAPPGTEQSVVVDNLAPEQAYYFALVAYDDGNNRSERVYTTTPLTLPDNIPPGAVNDLALSVTNDGQAIAVSWTAAGDDGQERRASAYDVRYATRPIQSTADFAAATPLTNPPQPSTPGATDRATVDGLAQGVPYYFAVRVIDNVGNTSALTTSNENRILVDGDVLASVPAPNPATQQMRLRFAVRTEQRVQVRLYDTLGRLVRRIFDGPVPANQERRVTVPVGDLAAGTYFIRYTTEQTARTRTVAIVH; from the coding sequence ATGCGTCGTCTTCTGTTGCTGCTGGTGCTTGTTGGATGGAGTGGCGCCGCGTTGCCCGCGCAGGCGCAGCGCCTCCACGTGCCCTCGGCCGAGCGTACCCTCCCGACGCCGCCCACGCGCACGCTCGCGGCCCTCGACAACGACCGCCTTGCCGCACAGACCGCCGCGCCGGCCCCCGGCGTCCCGTACCAGTACGGCACCGTCCGTCCGGTGCGCATCACCACGCAGGCCAACGGCACCTGGACCGACCTGTCCGGCGGCACGTCGGTGTGGCGCGCACGCATCGCCTCCCCCGGCGCTCGCTCGCTGAGCGCAGCGTTCTCGCGGTTTGACCTGCCCCCCGGCGCCCAGCTGTACCTCTACGGCCCCAACTACGCCACCATGCGCGGGCCCTACACCCGCCGCGACAACGCCGACGGCGGACCGTTCTGGACGCCCATTGTGCGCGCCGACGTGCTCACGCTAGAGCTGGTCGTTCCCACGGCCGCAAGGAACGACGTCACGCTGCACCTCGACCGCATCAGTCACGGCTTTCGCGCGCTGAACCCTGCCACAGGCGGCGTGCGCGCCAAGTCTGGGGCCTGCAACGTGGATGTGGCCTGCGACGCGGCCGATCCCTGGCGCGACCAAGTGAGCAGCGTGGGGCTGTACTCCTTCGAGTCGGGTACTGGCACCTTCGTATGCAGCGGCTCGCTCGTCAACAACGCCACCGGCAACCAGACGCCGTACGTTCTGACGGCCGAGCACTGCGTCACCACGCAGGCCACCGCCGCTACGGTGGTGTTCTACTGGAACTACGAGAACCCTACCTGCCGCGCGCCCGGTAGCGTAGCGAGCGGCTCCTCCCCCAACGACGATCCGCTGGAGCAAACGTCCACCGGGGCCTTTCTGCGCATGTCGTACGGCAACGTCGAATCTACCGGCGGCATTGCCGGACGGCCCGACGTGACGTTGCTGGAGGTGGCCGAATCGCTTCCCGTGTCCTACGATCTCTTCTTCAACGGCTGGAGCGTGGCGGGCGCCGCGCCGGTTGAGGCCGTCACCATCCATCACCCCAGCGGCGACGCAAAACGCATCAGCTTTGAATACGACCCCACAGCCATCGCGGGCTACGGCGAGGCGCCGTCTAGTGGATCGAGCACCACGCACCTGCGCATTGCAGACTGGGACCTCGGCACCACGGAGGGCGGCTCCTCGGGCTCGCCCCTCTACGACACCAACAAGCGCGTGGTGGGCGTCCTCTCGGGCGGATCGGCGGCGTGCGGCAACAACCTTCCGGACTGGTACGGCCGCATCGCCGAGGCATGGGCAGCGGGCCCTACACCCGACACGCGGCTGCGCGACTGGCTCGATCCGAACAACACCGGCATCGAGGTGCTGGACGGCCGCCCGCAAGGCGACCCGAGCGACCTTGTGGCGCCGAGTTCCCCCGCTCCGCTAGAGGCCATCGCGCTTGATGCTGAGGTCGCCGTGCGCCTCCGCTGGACGGCCCCCGGCGACGACGGCATGCAGGGCCAAGCCCGCTCCTACGACCTTCGGTACAGCACCGGCGGCCCCATCGACACGCCCGAGGAGTTCATTGCGGCCACCCGCGTATCGAACGTACCGCCCCCAGCGCCCCCGGGCACCGAGCAATCGGTGGTTGTCGATAATCTGGCGCCCGAGCAGGCCTACTACTTTGCCCTTGTGGCGTACGATGACGGCAACAACCGCTCAGAGCGCGTCTACACCACGACGCCCCTTACGCTGCCCGACAACATCCCGCCGGGCGCAGTAAACGACCTGGCCCTCTCGGTGACCAACGATGGGCAGGCCATTGCTGTCTCGTGGACCGCCGCGGGCGACGATGGGCAGGAGCGCCGCGCCAGCGCCTACGACGTGCGCTACGCCACGCGCCCCATCCAGTCGACGGCCGACTTTGCCGCTGCTACGCCGCTTACCAATCCGCCGCAGCCCAGCACGCCGGGCGCCACCGACCGCGCCACCGTAGACGGCCTAGCGCAGGGCGTGCCGTACTACTTTGCCGTGCGCGTGATTGACAACGTCGGCAACACGTCGGCCCTTACCACAAGCAATGAAAACCGGATCTTGGTGGACGGCGACGTGCTGGCCAGCGTGCCGGCGCCCAACCCCGCCACACAGCAGATGCGCCTGCGCTTTGCCGTGCGCACCGAGCAGCGCGTGCAGGTGCGCCTCTACGATACGTTGGGCCGCCTGGTGCGCCGCATCTTTGACGGCCCCGTGCCGGCCAACCAGGAGCGCCGGGTAACGGTGCCGGTGGGCGATCTGGCCGCTGGTACCTACTTCATCCGCTACACCACCGAGCAGACGGCCCGCACGCGCACGGTGGCCATCGTGCACTGA
- a CDS encoding VWA domain-containing protein, translating into MAVAAGMLGWALWRRHRAEEAFGQRALLRRLSTAWRGGRVLTAALLLGTLACWTVALMGPRVGTATRTVERKGLDLVIALDVSSSMYVQDVPPHRLALAKESIRGLLNDLSGDRVGLVVFAGDGFVQCPLTTDYNALRLFLDVADPSLMPTPGTNMRAMQQAVLQAFDTQAPPDSASAPGRAKVLLVVGDGEYHQGNASSAAEALQDAGIQVYAAGVGTRAGGKVPAYENERRVGFKRTSSGQVALSRLQPEPLRTLAQSGAYLRLSAAQNPLRALPDALARLQRTTLGTEQFTSYRELFQWPLALGLALLLVALALPERKGPSRTPQDAPPDR; encoded by the coding sequence GTGGCGGTTGCTGCCGGCATGCTGGGGTGGGCGCTATGGCGGCGCCACCGGGCGGAGGAAGCCTTCGGACAGCGCGCATTGCTGCGCCGGCTATCCACGGCCTGGCGCGGCGGCCGCGTGCTTACCGCCGCCCTGCTGCTGGGCACCCTGGCGTGCTGGACGGTTGCGCTGATGGGGCCACGGGTGGGCACGGCCACCCGCACCGTCGAGCGCAAGGGCCTGGACCTCGTCATCGCCCTCGATGTCTCGTCGTCGATGTACGTACAAGACGTACCGCCTCACCGGCTGGCGCTCGCCAAGGAGTCCATTCGCGGCTTGCTCAACGACCTTAGCGGCGACCGCGTGGGGCTCGTGGTGTTTGCAGGCGATGGGTTTGTGCAGTGTCCCCTCACCACCGATTACAATGCGTTGCGGCTCTTTTTGGACGTGGCCGATCCCTCGTTGATGCCCACGCCGGGCACGAACATGCGCGCCATGCAGCAGGCGGTGCTGCAGGCGTTTGATACGCAGGCCCCGCCCGATTCGGCGTCGGCCCCTGGACGTGCAAAGGTGTTGTTGGTGGTCGGCGATGGCGAGTACCATCAGGGGAACGCGTCGTCCGCTGCCGAGGCGCTGCAAGACGCCGGCATTCAGGTATACGCGGCCGGGGTGGGCACGCGCGCCGGGGGCAAGGTTCCGGCCTACGAGAACGAGCGCCGGGTGGGCTTTAAGCGAACGAGCAGCGGACAGGTGGCCCTCTCGCGATTACAGCCCGAGCCCTTGCGTACGTTAGCGCAATCGGGCGCGTACCTTCGCCTGTCGGCCGCGCAGAATCCGCTGCGTGCGTTGCCAGATGCGCTCGCCCGCCTGCAGCGCACCACCCTGGGCACGGAGCAGTTTACAAGCTACCGCGAGCTTTTTCAGTGGCCGCTGGCGCTGGGGCTGGCGCTGCTGCTTGTGGCACTGGCGCTGCCGGAGCGGAAAGGGCCCAGTCGTACACCGCAAGACGCGCCACCGGATCGGTAA
- a CDS encoding VWA domain-containing protein, which yields MTFADPQWLGLLALVPLLAGWEWWRGGARLQWSSTQLAADVPRTWRVRVRWVPRALRYAALALAVVALARPQVENVRRTRTTEGINIMLVLDTSTSMRADDFSPTRFAVAQQVAADFIRGRTSDRIGLVVFAAKAFTQAPLTLDYAFLQRMLTETNTGMIEDGTAMGAALATAVNRLQDAEGPSNIVILLTDGESNRGQIDPLTAAQIAEALGVRVYTIDMGGGASSSDEPAEERAASRTMQAIAQRTGGRYYQASNQQALRRIYETIGALEQGPIDARVYTDVDERYPTFLGAALALLAGAVVLQAAPFRSFP from the coding sequence ATGACGTTTGCCGATCCGCAGTGGCTGGGGCTGCTTGCGCTGGTGCCGCTGTTGGCCGGATGGGAGTGGTGGCGCGGCGGCGCGCGGCTGCAATGGAGCAGCACACAGCTCGCCGCCGATGTGCCGCGTACCTGGCGGGTGCGCGTGCGCTGGGTGCCGCGCGCGCTGCGGTACGCCGCGCTTGCGCTGGCCGTGGTGGCCCTGGCGCGGCCGCAGGTGGAAAACGTCCGCCGCACGCGCACCACCGAGGGCATCAACATCATGCTTGTGCTGGATACGTCCACCTCGATGCGGGCAGACGACTTTTCGCCTACGCGCTTCGCGGTGGCCCAGCAAGTGGCCGCCGATTTTATCCGCGGGCGCACGTCCGACCGCATCGGGCTCGTGGTGTTTGCCGCCAAGGCGTTTACGCAGGCGCCCCTCACACTCGACTACGCCTTTTTGCAGCGGATGCTTACGGAGACAAACACCGGCATGATTGAAGATGGCACCGCTATGGGCGCGGCCCTCGCAACGGCCGTCAACCGGTTGCAGGATGCCGAGGGCCCCAGCAACATCGTCATTCTGCTGACGGATGGCGAGAGCAACCGCGGGCAAATTGATCCGCTAACGGCTGCGCAGATTGCCGAGGCGCTGGGCGTGCGCGTGTACACCATCGACATGGGCGGCGGGGCCTCGTCCTCCGATGAACCGGCGGAGGAGCGAGCGGCCTCCCGTACGATGCAGGCCATCGCGCAGCGCACCGGGGGGCGCTACTATCAGGCCTCCAATCAGCAGGCCTTGCGGCGCATCTACGAAACCATCGGCGCGTTGGAGCAGGGCCCCATCGACGCCCGCGTGTACACCGACGTCGATGAGCGCTACCCCACGTTCCTGGGCGCTGCCCTGGCGCTCCTCGCGGGCGCCGTGGTGCTGCAGGCGGCCCCCTTCCGATCCTTTCCCTGA
- a CDS encoding TetR/AcrR family transcriptional regulator, with product MPNASSTGPSTANGTPGDGDLRRQILDTTRHLLVRDGFSNLSMRKIARSIGYSATSIYLHFESKDALLHTLIDEGMQHLYDRLEAAAAAHPHQPLNRLEALCRTFIDFGLSNPEYYEIMFQLHPEHMERYPAEKYRRARRNLDIIAETLGGGAACGDLSVDNPRVSASTVWASLHGTVSLLLAQRVDVRIDRTDFIESAIQQTLRSYAALPRSA from the coding sequence ATGCCTAATGCTTCCTCCACCGGTCCATCCACCGCGAATGGTACGCCGGGCGACGGCGACTTGCGACGGCAGATTTTAGATACGACGCGCCACCTGCTTGTGCGCGACGGGTTCTCGAATCTTTCGATGCGCAAGATTGCACGCTCAATCGGCTACAGTGCAACGAGCATTTATCTGCATTTTGAGAGTAAGGATGCCCTGCTGCACACGCTGATTGACGAGGGCATGCAGCACCTGTACGATCGGCTGGAAGCGGCCGCTGCGGCGCACCCGCACCAACCGCTGAACCGTTTGGAAGCGCTTTGCCGCACATTCATCGACTTCGGCCTGAGCAATCCGGAGTACTACGAGATCATGTTTCAACTGCATCCTGAGCATATGGAGCGGTATCCGGCCGAAAAGTACCGGCGCGCGCGCCGCAACCTGGACATTATTGCTGAGACGCTGGGTGGTGGCGCGGCCTGCGGGGACCTGTCGGTAGACAACCCGCGGGTGTCTGCGAGCACGGTGTGGGCCTCGCTGCACGGCACCGTGTCGCTCTTGCTCGCCCAGCGGGTGGACGTACGCATCGACCGCACCGACTTCATCGAATCGGCCATTCAGCAGACGCTCCGCAGCTACGCAGCCCTTCCGCGCTCCGCGTAG
- a CDS encoding AMP-dependent synthetase/ligase: MPSSIHTAPATSGPPILGKTIPDLLYDACAQYENPTALNQPTNGSWTPTALEDFRIQAEEIALGLLDLGFTRGARIAFLLESDVHFCRADMGCLLAGLVDVPVYLSTAPEQMAYVIDHAEAEALIVANDEQLAVAQNLLPELERIRAVVVPDPGPETERASLPEGVELYTMDAVRAMGRDSTDDQDAAIADLRQAIATDDLATLIYTSGTTGQPKGVMLTHENISFNAMTSLSELTNFKPGPSGEVVLSFLPLTHIFARTLQYAFMAMGVSIHFTNPDDLVDALPKVQPTAFASVPRVLEKVYAGIQKKIMGMEGLQKSIGTWAMGLARQYAIGEQQSLVYNLQRTVADQLVFKKWRAALGGRVKYIVIGGAALQPSLANTLAAAGITTLQGYGLTETSPVISFTRPEDNVPGTVGKPLPGVEVMIADDGEILTRGPHVMQGYYKAEDKTAAVMSGDDWFHTGDVGEFDANGNLKITDRKKDLFKLSTGKYVMPQPIENKLGSEPLVDKAVVVGNSRKFCAALIFPTEDQVRAYAKEMDLDSSQPFADLLEEPAMIEQFQQLVDNANEGMDHWSTVKRFALIPDELTIESGLLTPTLKVKRPQMRETYAEEIEALYADDADTPRTTAKQAVIVA, encoded by the coding sequence ATGCCTAGCTCCATTCATACCGCGCCAGCCACGTCGGGTCCGCCCATCCTGGGCAAAACGATCCCCGATCTTCTCTACGATGCTTGCGCGCAGTACGAGAACCCAACGGCCCTGAACCAGCCCACCAACGGCTCATGGACGCCCACGGCGCTGGAGGATTTCCGGATACAGGCTGAGGAGATTGCGCTTGGGCTGCTGGATTTGGGCTTCACGCGGGGTGCCCGCATCGCCTTCTTGCTGGAAAGCGACGTGCACTTCTGTCGGGCCGACATGGGCTGTCTCCTCGCGGGCCTCGTCGACGTGCCGGTGTACCTGTCGACCGCGCCCGAGCAGATGGCTTACGTGATCGACCACGCCGAGGCCGAGGCGCTGATTGTGGCCAACGACGAACAGCTTGCCGTTGCGCAGAACCTGCTGCCCGAGCTGGAGCGCATCCGCGCGGTGGTGGTGCCCGATCCCGGCCCCGAAACAGAGCGGGCGTCGCTGCCTGAGGGCGTCGAGTTGTACACGATGGATGCGGTGCGCGCAATGGGCCGCGACAGCACCGACGACCAGGACGCGGCCATCGCCGATCTCCGCCAGGCAATTGCGACCGACGACCTCGCCACCCTCATTTACACCAGCGGCACCACCGGCCAGCCCAAGGGCGTGATGCTGACGCACGAAAACATCTCGTTCAATGCGATGACGTCGCTCAGCGAGCTGACGAACTTTAAGCCGGGGCCTTCGGGGGAAGTCGTTCTGTCGTTTCTGCCGCTCACGCACATCTTTGCTCGTACGCTGCAGTACGCCTTCATGGCCATGGGGGTGAGCATCCACTTCACCAACCCAGACGACCTCGTGGATGCCTTGCCCAAGGTGCAGCCGACCGCCTTTGCCTCGGTGCCGCGCGTGCTGGAGAAGGTGTACGCCGGCATCCAGAAGAAAATTATGGGGATGGAAGGCCTCCAGAAGTCCATTGGCACGTGGGCCATGGGTCTGGCGCGCCAGTATGCCATTGGCGAACAGCAATCGCTGGTGTACAACCTGCAGCGGACAGTGGCCGATCAGTTGGTGTTCAAGAAGTGGCGGGCCGCGCTGGGCGGACGCGTGAAGTACATCGTCATTGGCGGCGCCGCGCTGCAACCCAGCCTGGCCAACACGCTCGCAGCAGCGGGCATCACCACACTGCAGGGCTACGGCCTCACCGAAACGAGTCCGGTGATTTCGTTTACACGGCCCGAGGACAACGTACCGGGCACCGTGGGCAAGCCGCTGCCCGGCGTGGAGGTGATGATTGCCGACGACGGCGAGATCCTCACTCGCGGCCCACATGTCATGCAGGGCTACTACAAGGCCGAAGACAAAACCGCCGCGGTAATGTCTGGCGACGACTGGTTCCACACCGGCGATGTCGGCGAATTTGATGCCAACGGCAACCTCAAGATCACCGACCGCAAAAAAGACCTGTTCAAACTCTCGACCGGAAAGTACGTCATGCCACAGCCCATCGAGAACAAGCTGGGCAGCGAGCCGCTGGTCGACAAGGCCGTGGTGGTGGGCAACAGCCGGAAGTTTTGCGCGGCGCTCATCTTTCCCACCGAAGACCAGGTACGTGCCTACGCCAAAGAGATGGACCTCGACAGCAGCCAGCCGTTTGCCGATTTGCTGGAAGAGCCGGCCATGATTGAACAGTTCCAGCAGCTCGTCGACAACGCGAACGAGGGCATGGACCACTGGTCGACCGTAAAGCGCTTCGCCCTCATTCCCGACGAACTCACCATCGAGTCGGGGCTGCTCACGCCAACGCTCAAGGTAAAACGCCCGCAGATGCGGGAGACGTACGCCGAAGAAATCGAGGCGCTGTACGCCGACGATGCCGACACGCCGCGCACTACCGCCAAGCAGGCCGTCATTGTGGCATAA